The Sulfitobacter donghicola DSW-25 = KCTC 12864 = JCM 14565 genome has a segment encoding these proteins:
- a CDS encoding cell division protein FtsX — protein MNKVLDTIRRALQSDAQADRVVPPSGFTAQLTLFAAGAMAFLAVFALAMSLAAGRLADRWGEELARSATIRIAAPSDQRQAQTDAALRILETTRGVQEARALSDDEQAALLAPWFGQGLELAALPVPRLIEVIETSEGMDAAGLRLRLAAEVPGAVLDDHSRWRAPLVKAASRLRLLGWASILLIGAVTAAMVTLAANAALAANAQLIAVLRLVGATDDYIAHAFIRRFTLRALIGAAVGMVLGMIAVFFMPRGGDETASFLTGLGFQGVHWLMPLLIPPLAAAVAFMATRIAARRTLESLS, from the coding sequence GTGAACAAGGTTTTGGATACCATCCGCAGGGCGCTTCAATCTGATGCGCAGGCTGACCGCGTTGTGCCCCCTTCGGGGTTTACGGCGCAGCTGACGTTATTCGCAGCAGGCGCAATGGCGTTTTTGGCGGTGTTTGCTTTGGCCATGTCGCTGGCCGCTGGGCGGCTTGCCGATCGTTGGGGCGAAGAGCTGGCCCGCTCTGCCACGATCCGAATTGCAGCTCCGTCAGATCAGCGGCAGGCGCAAACCGATGCCGCGCTGCGAATCTTAGAAACAACACGCGGTGTACAGGAAGCCCGCGCATTGAGCGACGATGAACAAGCCGCCCTTTTGGCGCCGTGGTTTGGTCAGGGGCTAGAGCTGGCGGCGCTGCCTGTTCCGCGTTTGATCGAAGTGATCGAGACATCCGAGGGGATGGATGCAGCGGGGCTGCGCCTGCGTTTGGCAGCCGAAGTGCCGGGGGCTGTTCTGGATGATCACAGCCGCTGGCGCGCGCCTTTGGTCAAAGCAGCATCTCGGTTGCGCCTTCTTGGCTGGGCATCGATCCTGCTGATCGGGGCGGTAACGGCTGCGATGGTGACCCTTGCGGCCAATGCTGCCTTGGCCGCGAACGCCCAATTGATTGCCGTTTTGCGTCTGGTTGGTGCAACGGATGATTACATCGCCCATGCGTTTATCCGCCGCTTTACCTTGCGCGCGCTTATTGGCGCTGCCGTGGGAATGGTGTTGGGCATGATTGCTGTCTTTTTCATGCCCCGTGGCGGTGACGAAACGGCCAGTTTCCTCACCGGTTTAGGGTTTCAGGGTGTGCATTGGTTGATGCCCCTGCTTATCCCGCCCCTTGCGGCCGCTGTCGCGTTTATGGCGACGCGCATTGCCGCGCGCCGAACATTGGAAAGTTTGTCATGA
- a CDS encoding zinc-ribbon domain-containing protein, which yields MRLVCPNCDAQYEVPDEVMPAAGRDVQCSNCGQTWFQEHPDHTPKDELEGMDPPAADEEIAPPPPPAPATPEPERKQLDPAVADILRQEAEAEQQARQAAQSGGLESQPDLGLGLETSDADRRATEARERMARLRGTDPAEVQAAGGSGVAETTSSAALGSRRDLLPDIDEINSTLRSGSARSGAGAADIEPEIEAPTHQRKRRGFRTGFLTVLLIFIVLAAIYILAPRLAEAVPALESPLQSYVAFVDQGRGWLDSKVQGLLKSLDSAAEESQ from the coding sequence ATGAGACTAGTCTGTCCAAACTGTGATGCACAATACGAAGTGCCTGATGAAGTCATGCCAGCCGCAGGGCGGGATGTGCAATGTTCGAACTGTGGGCAAACATGGTTTCAGGAGCACCCTGACCATACCCCAAAAGACGAATTGGAGGGCATGGACCCACCAGCGGCAGATGAGGAAATCGCCCCACCGCCGCCACCTGCGCCCGCCACCCCCGAACCCGAGCGCAAGCAACTAGACCCAGCTGTTGCCGATATTTTGCGCCAAGAAGCCGAGGCCGAACAACAGGCACGGCAGGCGGCGCAATCTGGAGGGCTGGAAAGCCAGCCAGATTTGGGATTGGGGTTGGAAACAAGCGATGCTGATCGGCGCGCAACCGAAGCGCGTGAACGTATGGCGCGCCTGCGCGGCACCGACCCAGCCGAAGTTCAAGCCGCAGGCGGGAGTGGCGTTGCAGAGACGACATCCTCCGCAGCTTTGGGATCACGACGCGACCTATTGCCCGACATCGATGAAATCAATTCGACCCTGCGTTCGGGGTCGGCCCGCAGCGGCGCAGGTGCCGCTGACATTGAACCAGAAATCGAAGCGCCAACGCATCAGCGTAAGCGCCGTGGTTTCCGCACGGGGTTCCTTACTGTTCTGCTGATTTTCATCGTGCTTGCCGCGATCTATATTCTTGCACCGCGTCTGGCCGAAGCCGTACCAGCATTGGAATCCCCATTGCAGAGCTATGTCGCATTTGTCGATCAAGGGCGCGGTTGGTTGGATAGCAAAGTCCAAGGATTGCTCAAATCCTTGGATTCAGCTGCCGAGGAAAGCCAGTAA
- a CDS encoding L,D-transpeptidase family protein: MADPSLQATRVMVDKSERILTLLRDGEPILSVPVSLGAQPEGHKTQEGDERTPTGTYVIDWRNPNSIAHLSLHISYPNEVDAQNATTRGVSPGGNIMIHGIANGWGFLGKLHRYWDWTNGCIAVTNTEMKTIWSFVPNGTPIEITE; the protein is encoded by the coding sequence ATGGCGGATCCTTCACTTCAGGCCACGCGTGTCATGGTTGATAAGTCCGAGCGCATCCTCACTTTGCTCCGAGATGGCGAACCTATTTTGTCTGTTCCCGTTTCTCTGGGGGCCCAGCCTGAGGGGCACAAGACTCAAGAAGGGGATGAGCGGACACCCACAGGGACCTACGTGATTGACTGGAGAAACCCAAATTCGATTGCCCATCTAAGCTTGCATATTTCCTACCCGAACGAGGTTGATGCGCAAAACGCGACAACCCGTGGCGTTTCCCCAGGCGGAAACATCATGATCCACGGCATTGCGAATGGCTGGGGCTTTCTAGGAAAGCTGCATAGGTATTGGGATTGGACGAACGGCTGTATCGCTGTCACAAATACCGAAATGAAAACCATTTGGTCGTTTGTTCCCAACGGCACCCCAATAGAGATAACCGAATAA
- a CDS encoding pyridoxamine 5'-phosphate oxidase family protein translates to MDKINSIPDLEALYGTPGAASLEKVADHLTPLYRKWIMASRLCILSTVGPEGTDGSPRGDDGPVVQELTPRRLALPDWRGNQRLDTLRNIVKDGRISLLFMVPGSNNVVRVNGTAWLTADAALRENFEKKGRQPATVIIIDIEEVYSQCARALMRAGTWAGRDESNGLPTVGEILAEVSQGAEGGAQYDAEWAPRAAKTMW, encoded by the coding sequence ATGGACAAGATAAATAGCATTCCCGATCTAGAGGCGCTGTACGGCACACCCGGTGCTGCGTCTTTGGAAAAAGTGGCCGATCACCTTACGCCGCTTTACCGAAAATGGATCATGGCGTCGCGCCTATGCATCCTCAGCACGGTTGGCCCTGAGGGTACAGATGGCAGCCCGCGCGGTGACGATGGCCCTGTCGTGCAAGAGCTGACCCCCCGCCGTCTGGCGCTGCCTGATTGGCGGGGCAATCAACGGTTGGACACATTGCGCAACATCGTCAAAGACGGGCGCATATCGCTGTTATTTATGGTGCCAGGATCAAACAATGTTGTGCGCGTTAATGGAACGGCATGGCTGACGGCAGATGCCGCGCTGCGCGAAAACTTTGAGAAAAAGGGCCGCCAACCCGCGACCGTGATCATCATCGATATCGAGGAAGTCTATTCGCAATGCGCGCGTGCGCTGATGCGGGCGGGGACATGGGCAGGTAGGGACGAAAGCAACGGCCTGCCTACCGTTGGGGAGATCCTTGCCGAAGTGTCGCAAGGGGCAGAAGGTGGCGCGCAATATGACGCCGAATGGGCGCCGCGCGCGGCCAAAACCATGTGGTAG
- a CDS encoding 2-oxoglutarate dehydrogenase E1 component: protein MTDNPANDQFHASSFMQGHNAEYLEQMYARYANDPNAVDEAWQQFFNALGDEENAVKAEAAGPSWARGDWPPMPGDDLTVALTGEWPVEAKAAGGKIAKQAAAKGVEVTDDQIQRAVLDSIRALMIIRAYRIRGHLAADLDPLGMREITNHPELDPKSYGFTDADLDRPIFIDNVLGLQIATMRQITGILKTTYCGTFALQYMHISNAEEAGWLKERIEGYGKEIQFTKQGRKAILNKLVEAEGFEKFLHVKYMGTKRFGLDGGESLIPAMEQIIKRGGNLGVRDIVIGMPHRGRLSVLANVMQKPYRAIFNEFQGGSFKPEDVDGSGDVKYHLGASSDRAFDGNTVHLSLTANPSHLEAVNPVVIGKVRAKQDQLGDTDRTAVMPVLLHGDAAFAGQGVVAECFALSGLRGHKTGGTMHIVVNNQIGFTTAPHFSRSSPYPTDNALVVEAPIFHVNGDDPEAVVHAARVATEFRQKFHKDVVIDLICYRRFGHNEGDEPMFTNPVMYKKIKKQKTTLTLYTDRLVKDGLIPEGEVEDMKAEFQAKMNNEFEAGKEYRPNKADWLDGKWSHLDTNQEQYQRGETAIAPETLTEVGGALSTVPEGYPIHKTVGRLMDSKAKMFETGKGFDWATAEALAFGSLLTEGYKVRLAGQDSTRGTFSQRHSALINQDTEERYYPLNNIRKGQAEYEVIDSMLSEYAVLGFEYGYSLAEPNALTLWEAQFGDFANGAQIMFDQFISSGESKWLRMSGLVCLMPHGYEGQGPEHSSARLERFLTMCGGDNWIVANCTTPANYFHILRRQLHRSYRKPLMLMTPKSLLRHKLAVSKAEEFTTGSSFHRVLWDDAQQGNSDTKLVADDKIKRVVMCSGKVYYDLLEERDARGIDDVYILRFEQYYPFPAQSAVKELERFKNAEMVWCQEEPKNQGAWSFIEPNLEWVLGRIDAKHNRPVYAGRATAASPATGLASQHKAQQSALVDDALTVKGS, encoded by the coding sequence ATGACCGACAATCCCGCCAACGACCAGTTCCATGCCTCTTCCTTTATGCAAGGCCACAATGCCGAGTATCTAGAGCAGATGTATGCGCGCTATGCCAATGACCCCAATGCGGTTGATGAGGCATGGCAGCAATTCTTCAATGCCCTCGGCGATGAAGAAAACGCCGTAAAGGCCGAGGCCGCTGGCCCCTCTTGGGCGCGCGGCGACTGGCCTCCAATGCCAGGTGATGATCTGACGGTTGCCCTCACCGGTGAGTGGCCTGTCGAGGCAAAAGCAGCTGGAGGCAAGATCGCCAAACAAGCGGCAGCGAAAGGGGTTGAGGTCACAGACGACCAAATCCAGCGTGCCGTGCTCGACAGTATCCGCGCGTTGATGATCATCCGCGCCTACCGCATCCGTGGCCACCTTGCCGCTGATCTTGATCCGCTGGGCATGCGTGAAATCACCAACCACCCAGAGCTTGATCCAAAATCCTACGGCTTTACCGATGCCGATCTGGATCGCCCGATCTTTATCGACAACGTGCTGGGCCTGCAGATCGCAACCATGCGCCAGATCACGGGCATCCTGAAAACAACCTATTGCGGCACCTTTGCGCTGCAATACATGCACATCTCCAACGCTGAAGAAGCAGGTTGGCTGAAAGAACGCATCGAAGGCTACGGCAAAGAAATCCAGTTCACCAAACAGGGCCGCAAGGCGATCCTGAACAAGCTGGTCGAGGCCGAAGGTTTCGAAAAGTTCCTGCATGTTAAATACATGGGCACCAAACGTTTCGGCCTTGATGGCGGCGAAAGCCTGATCCCCGCGATGGAGCAGATCATCAAACGCGGCGGCAACCTTGGCGTGCGTGACATCGTCATCGGCATGCCCCACCGTGGCCGCCTGTCGGTGCTGGCCAACGTGATGCAAAAACCCTACCGCGCGATCTTTAACGAATTTCAGGGCGGCAGCTTTAAACCGGAAGACGTGGATGGCTCGGGCGATGTGAAATACCACCTCGGCGCCTCCTCTGACCGCGCCTTTGATGGCAACACCGTTCACCTGTCGCTGACGGCCAACCCATCGCACCTAGAGGCGGTAAACCCCGTTGTGATCGGCAAGGTCCGCGCCAAACAGGACCAGCTCGGCGATACAGATCGCACTGCCGTTATGCCAGTGTTGTTGCACGGTGACGCGGCCTTTGCTGGCCAAGGTGTTGTGGCGGAGTGTTTTGCGCTGTCTGGCCTGCGCGGCCATAAAACCGGCGGCACCATGCATATCGTTGTGAACAACCAGATCGGCTTCACTACCGCGCCGCACTTCTCGCGCTCCTCACCCTACCCCACCGACAACGCGTTGGTGGTTGAGGCGCCGATCTTCCACGTGAACGGCGACGACCCAGAGGCCGTTGTACACGCTGCCCGCGTCGCAACCGAATTCCGCCAGAAGTTCCACAAAGACGTCGTGATCGACCTGATCTGCTACCGCCGCTTTGGCCACAATGAAGGGGATGAACCGATGTTCACAAACCCCGTCATGTATAAAAAGATCAAAAAGCAGAAAACCACGCTGACCCTCTACACCGACCGTTTGGTCAAAGACGGCCTCATCCCCGAGGGCGAAGTCGAGGACATGAAAGCCGAATTCCAAGCCAAGATGAACAACGAGTTCGAAGCCGGTAAAGAATACCGCCCGAACAAGGCAGACTGGCTGGATGGCAAGTGGTCGCATCTGGACACCAACCAAGAGCAATACCAGCGCGGCGAAACCGCCATTGCACCAGAAACCCTGACAGAAGTCGGCGGCGCCCTCAGCACCGTTCCCGAAGGCTATCCAATTCACAAGACCGTCGGTCGTTTGATGGATTCAAAGGCCAAAATGTTCGAGACAGGCAAAGGCTTTGACTGGGCCACCGCCGAGGCGCTAGCCTTTGGCTCGCTGCTCACCGAAGGGTACAAGGTGCGCCTTGCAGGTCAGGACAGTACGCGCGGTACCTTCTCGCAGCGCCACTCGGCCCTGATCAACCAAGACACCGAAGAGCGTTACTACCCGCTCAACAACATCCGCAAAGGTCAGGCCGAATATGAGGTCATCGACTCCATGCTGTCCGAATATGCGGTGCTGGGTTTCGAATACGGCTACTCGCTGGCCGAGCCAAACGCCCTGACCCTATGGGAAGCCCAGTTCGGCGATTTCGCCAACGGCGCGCAGATCATGTTTGACCAATTCATCTCCTCAGGTGAAAGCAAATGGTTGCGCATGTCCGGCCTCGTTTGCCTCATGCCACACGGCTATGAAGGCCAAGGCCCCGAACACTCCTCGGCACGTCTTGAGCGTTTCTTGACCATGTGTGGCGGCGACAACTGGATCGTGGCGAACTGTACAACACCCGCCAACTACTTCCACATCCTGCGCCGCCAGCTGCACCGCAGCTATCGCAAGCCGCTGATGTTGATGACCCCGAAATCCCTGCTGCGCCACAAACTGGCCGTCAGCAAGGCCGAGGAATTCACAACAGGCTCCAGCTTCCACCGCGTCCTCTGGGACGATGCCCAGCAGGGCAATTCGGATACGAAACTGGTCGCGGATGACAAAATCAAACGCGTCGTCATGTGCTCGGGCAAGGTCTATTATGACCTCTTGGAAGAGCGCGACGCACGCGGCATCGACGATGTCTACATCCTGCGCTTTGAACAATACTACCCGTTCCCAGCCCAATCCGCCGTGAAAGAGCTTGAACGCTTCAAGAACGCCGAAATGGTCTGGTGTCAGGAAGAACCCAAAAACCAAGGCGCATGGAGCTTTATCGAGCCAAACCTTGAATGGGTCCTTGGACGCATTGACGCAAAACACAACCGGCCTGTCTACGCTGGCCGCGCAACAGCCGCATCGCCTGCAACCGGCCTTGCCTCGCAACACAAAGCACAACAATCAGCACTCGTAGACGATGCGCTGACAGTAAAAGGATCCTGA
- a CDS encoding cell division ATP-binding protein FtsE: MIELENVAYSYSGGELLSDISLKLAPGSFHFLTGPSGSGKTTLMKLCYGALLPTAGHVRLFDADVRSLTRDDVALLRRRVGVVHQDCQFLDHLPVSENIALPLHVSGRSAEAAGEDLNDLLHWVGLTERAHALPAELSGGERQRAALARAVIMSPDVVLADEPTGNVDWEMSQRLLRLLIELNRMGKTVLIATHDLSLIRATKAHVQARVLRIANRRIQLAGADL; the protein is encoded by the coding sequence GTGATTGAGCTGGAAAACGTAGCGTATAGCTATAGCGGTGGAGAGCTGTTGTCGGACATCTCTCTCAAACTCGCACCGGGGTCTTTTCATTTTCTCACGGGGCCTTCAGGGTCTGGGAAAACCACCCTGATGAAATTATGTTACGGGGCGCTGTTGCCGACTGCAGGACATGTTCGCCTGTTTGATGCAGATGTGCGAAGCCTTACGCGCGATGATGTTGCTTTGCTGCGCCGCCGTGTTGGCGTGGTGCATCAGGATTGCCAGTTTTTGGACCACCTGCCTGTTAGTGAAAACATCGCGCTGCCGCTTCATGTGTCAGGCCGCAGTGCCGAGGCCGCTGGCGAAGACCTGAATGATTTGCTGCATTGGGTTGGCCTGACCGAGCGTGCCCATGCTCTTCCGGCTGAGCTGTCGGGGGGCGAGCGCCAACGTGCGGCCTTGGCGCGTGCCGTCATCATGTCACCTGATGTTGTGCTGGCCGACGAACCCACAGGAAACGTAGATTGGGAGATGTCCCAGCGCCTGTTGAGGTTGCTGATCGAGCTGAACCGCATGGGCAAAACCGTTCTGATCGCCACCCACGACCTTAGCCTGATCCGCGCAACCAAGGCACATGTACAGGCGCGGGTGCTTAGAATTGCGAACCGCCGCATTCAATTGGCCGGAGCGGATTTGTGA
- a CDS encoding lysophospholipid acyltransferase family protein, translating into MNILQWIRSILFIIQATITLPLIGLVFAPWAMFSKRGAYAACHTYAGWVIWSAGWMINLRCEVRGEVPEGACIVPSKHQSFLDILMIFHALPAAKFVMKNQLRWSPVLGQYATKMQMVFVDRGKRGAAITKMLADVEAGQREPGQLVIYPQGTRSPPGSKMPYKVGTAVLYEQLGQPCYPVATNAGVFWPRRGLYRRPGVAVVEFLEPIPAGLERDAFVAKLEQQIETASDALLAETGVAHLYGQDK; encoded by the coding sequence ATGAACATTTTGCAGTGGATCCGCTCGATCCTTTTCATCATTCAAGCAACGATCACTCTGCCGCTCATCGGCCTTGTGTTTGCGCCTTGGGCGATGTTTTCAAAACGCGGCGCCTATGCGGCATGCCACACCTATGCAGGCTGGGTGATCTGGTCGGCGGGCTGGATGATTAACCTGCGCTGCGAAGTGCGCGGCGAGGTGCCAGAGGGGGCGTGCATTGTCCCCTCCAAACACCAATCTTTCCTAGATATTTTGATGATTTTCCACGCGCTTCCAGCGGCTAAGTTTGTGATGAAAAACCAACTGCGCTGGTCTCCGGTTTTGGGGCAATATGCCACCAAGATGCAGATGGTATTTGTTGATCGCGGTAAACGCGGTGCTGCCATCACCAAGATGCTTGCGGATGTCGAAGCAGGCCAGCGCGAGCCGGGGCAGTTGGTGATCTATCCGCAGGGCACGCGCTCGCCTCCCGGTTCCAAAATGCCGTATAAGGTTGGCACTGCTGTTTTGTATGAGCAGTTGGGGCAGCCGTGCTATCCCGTGGCGACAAACGCTGGCGTGTTCTGGCCGCGCCGTGGGCTTTACCGCCGTCCGGGTGTTGCGGTTGTTGAGTTCCTAGAACCAATCCCAGCGGGTCTAGAGCGCGATGCATTCGTCGCGAAACTAGAGCAGCAGATTGAGACAGCATCTGACGCATTGCTGGCAGAAACAGGGGTCGCGCATCTGTATGGACAAGATAAATAG
- the lpdA gene encoding dihydrolipoyl dehydrogenase, which yields MSDYDLIIIGSGPGGYVAAIRAAQLGMKVACVEGRETLGGTCLNVGCIPSKALLHASHMLHEAEHNFAEMGLKGKSPSVDWPQMLKYKQSTVDTNTKGIEFLFKKNKVDWIKGWATIPEAGKVKVGDDIHSAKNIIIATGSEPAPLNGVEIDEKVVVTSTGALALGKVPKKMVVIGAGVIGLELGSVYSRLGTEVTVVEFLDHVTPGMDAEVSRQLQKMLTKQGLNFVMGAAVQKTEASKSKAKVTYKLRKDDSEHVLDADVVLLSTGRRPYVDGLGLDALNVAMTERGQIAVNDKWETSVKGIYAIGDVIEGPMLAHKAEDEGMAAAESIAGQHGHVNYSLIPGVIYTHPEVANVGETEETLKAAGRAYKVGKFSFMGNARAKANFAGDGFVKLLADKDTDRILGCHIIGPAAGELIHEICVAMEFGASAQDLAMTCHAHPTFSEAVREAALACGDGAIHM from the coding sequence ATGTCTGATTATGACCTCATCATCATCGGTTCCGGCCCCGGCGGCTATGTAGCCGCAATTCGCGCGGCGCAACTCGGCATGAAAGTTGCCTGTGTTGAGGGCCGCGAAACCCTCGGCGGCACTTGCCTGAATGTCGGCTGTATCCCGTCCAAGGCGCTGCTGCATGCCTCCCATATGCTGCACGAAGCCGAGCATAACTTTGCCGAGATGGGCCTCAAAGGCAAAAGCCCCTCTGTCGATTGGCCGCAGATGCTCAAGTACAAGCAATCCACCGTCGACACCAATACCAAAGGCATCGAATTCCTGTTCAAAAAGAACAAGGTAGACTGGATCAAAGGCTGGGCGACCATCCCTGAGGCGGGCAAGGTCAAGGTGGGTGATGACATCCACAGCGCCAAGAACATCATCATCGCAACAGGCTCGGAGCCCGCGCCGCTGAACGGTGTAGAGATCGACGAGAAAGTCGTCGTGACCTCCACTGGCGCGCTGGCCCTTGGCAAAGTGCCAAAGAAGATGGTTGTGATTGGCGCAGGCGTTATCGGGCTTGAGCTTGGCTCGGTCTACTCGCGTCTGGGCACCGAAGTGACCGTGGTAGAATTCCTTGATCATGTCACACCAGGCATGGACGCCGAGGTGAGCCGCCAGTTGCAAAAAATGCTGACCAAGCAAGGCCTTAACTTTGTCATGGGCGCCGCTGTTCAAAAGACAGAGGCCAGCAAATCCAAAGCAAAAGTGACCTATAAACTGCGCAAGGATGACAGCGAACATGTGCTGGACGCAGACGTCGTTCTGCTCTCTACGGGTCGCCGCCCCTATGTTGATGGTCTGGGCCTAGACGCGCTGAACGTCGCAATGACCGAGCGTGGCCAGATCGCCGTGAACGACAAATGGGAGACCTCCGTCAAAGGCATCTACGCCATTGGTGACGTGATTGAAGGCCCCATGCTGGCCCACAAAGCCGAAGACGAAGGCATGGCAGCAGCAGAAAGCATCGCAGGCCAGCACGGCCATGTGAACTATAGCCTCATCCCTGGCGTGATCTACACCCACCCCGAGGTCGCAAACGTCGGTGAAACCGAAGAGACCCTAAAAGCCGCTGGCCGCGCATATAAAGTTGGCAAATTCAGCTTTATGGGCAACGCCCGCGCCAAGGCGAACTTTGCGGGTGACGGCTTTGTAAAGCTGCTGGCGGACAAAGACACCGACCGCATTCTAGGCTGCCATATCATCGGCCCAGCAGCGGGTGAGTTGATCCACGAAATCTGCGTTGCGATGGAATTTGGCGCCTCGGCCCAAGACCTTGCCATGACCTGCCACGCCCACCCGACCTTCTCCGAAGCCGTCCGCGAAGCGGCGCTGGCCTGTGGTGACGGTGCTATTCACATGTAA
- the odhB gene encoding 2-oxoglutarate dehydrogenase complex dihydrolipoyllysine-residue succinyltransferase, with protein sequence MTSEVRVPTLGESVTEATVATWFKKPGDTVAVDEMLCELETDKVTVEVPSPVAGTLSEIVAAEGETVGVDALLANVSEGDSAAAPAAAPAAAAPAAEAAAVDVMVPTLGESVTEATVSTWFKKVGDTVAQDEMLCELETDKVSVEVPSPAAGTLTAIVAEEGATVDASAKLAVISSGEGAVAAPAAASPAAAAPAAAAGGKDVENAPSAKKAMAEAGLSSDQVTGSGRDGRVMKEDVAAAIAAGTSAAAPAPAAAAAPRAPSSADDASREERVKMTRLRQTIAKRLKDSQNTAAMLTTYNEVDMTEVMALRNEYKDLFLKKHGVKLGFMSFFTKACVHALREVPEVNAEIDGTDIVYKNFVHMGIAAGTPTGLVVPVIRDADSMSFADIEKAIGEKGARARDGKLSMAEMQGGTFTISNGGVYGSLMSSPILNPPQSGILGMHKIQDRPMAINGQVVIRPMMYLALSYDHRIVDGKGAVTFLVRVKEALEDPRRLLMDL encoded by the coding sequence ATGACTAGTGAAGTCCGCGTACCCACATTGGGTGAATCAGTTACCGAAGCGACAGTCGCAACATGGTTCAAAAAACCAGGTGATACAGTCGCCGTTGACGAAATGCTGTGCGAGCTGGAAACCGACAAGGTCACCGTCGAAGTCCCCAGCCCCGTTGCTGGCACACTCAGCGAGATCGTCGCAGCCGAAGGCGAAACAGTGGGCGTTGATGCGCTGCTGGCCAATGTATCAGAGGGCGACAGCGCCGCAGCCCCAGCGGCCGCACCAGCCGCCGCCGCTCCCGCAGCCGAAGCTGCCGCCGTTGACGTTATGGTCCCAACCCTTGGTGAATCCGTAACCGAAGCAACCGTCAGCACATGGTTCAAAAAGGTCGGCGATACCGTCGCTCAGGATGAAATGCTGTGTGAACTGGAAACCGACAAAGTTTCCGTCGAAGTGCCCAGCCCAGCCGCTGGCACATTGACCGCCATTGTCGCCGAAGAAGGCGCAACCGTAGATGCATCCGCCAAACTGGCTGTCATCTCTTCTGGCGAAGGTGCCGTTGCCGCGCCCGCAGCAGCTTCCCCAGCCGCAGCCGCCCCAGCAGCCGCAGCAGGTGGCAAAGACGTTGAAAACGCCCCTTCCGCCAAAAAAGCAATGGCCGAAGCAGGCCTCAGCAGCGATCAGGTCACAGGCTCGGGCCGCGATGGCCGCGTCATGAAAGAAGACGTCGCCGCCGCGATCGCAGCAGGCACATCCGCCGCCGCCCCTGCACCAGCAGCCGCCGCAGCCCCACGTGCCCCTTCCAGCGCCGATGATGCATCCCGCGAAGAGCGCGTGAAAATGACCCGCCTGCGCCAGACCATCGCCAAGCGCCTGAAAGACAGCCAGAACACAGCTGCCATGCTCACCACCTATAACGAGGTCGACATGACCGAGGTGATGGCCCTGCGGAATGAGTACAAAGACCTGTTCCTGAAAAAACACGGCGTGAAACTGGGCTTTATGTCCTTCTTCACCAAGGCCTGTGTGCATGCCCTGCGCGAAGTGCCCGAAGTGAACGCCGAAATCGACGGCACAGACATCGTGTATAAAAACTTTGTCCACATGGGCATCGCCGCTGGTACGCCAACGGGCCTTGTTGTGCCTGTGATCCGTGACGCGGATTCCATGTCCTTCGCCGACATCGAAAAAGCCATCGGTGAAAAAGGCGCCCGCGCGCGTGACGGCAAACTCTCCATGGCAGAAATGCAGGGTGGCACCTTCACCATCTCTAACGGTGGTGTCTACGGCTCGCTCATGTCCTCGCCCATCCTCAACCCACCACAGTCCGGCATCCTCGGCATGCACAAAATCCAAGACCGCCCCATGGCGATCAACGGCCAAGTTGTAATCCGCCCGATGATGTACCTTGCCCTGTCCTATGATCACCGCATCGTAGACGGCAAAGGCGCCGTGACCTTCCTTGTACGTGTCAAAGAAGCACTGGAAGATCCCCGCCGCCTGCTGATGGATCTGTAA